One Chlamydiota bacterium genomic window carries:
- a CDS encoding RHS repeat-associated core domain-containing protein, producing the protein MYDKVSNVTQKTTPNAKTLSYVYDALNRLTTKTTPEQVYTFGYDTLSRLTSASNTASSLSFVYDAIGQLLEADTAEVIASGSLQSQLVYGYDAAGRKASLTDSTGSTSYAFDKANRLTQLAYTPLTIRGDGGVTFNFAYDLGGRRTGMTGPSGITKTYSYDNANRLLELINKINDTEVAPFQYLYDKAGNRNKIADKYGDHVPSYDSLYRLLNLTNAFTTGGAETFSYDLTGNRTSDQTQSYTPNELNQITSGTNGLSLSYDNNGNVTSKTENGITWTYTWNSENQLTKVTNTDSQSPITVSYEYDALGRRILKTLTTHDSQLTTAWIYDGNDILLEYQNGILTNRYTHSSSVDEPLAKTDLTQSKNYFYHVDALGSITAITDSTGSIIESYRYSSYGVPTIFDKDGLEIGTSSIGNFYLHTGSQYDSETKTYHHFYRERDAGFGVWLSPDPIGFSGGINLYSYVGNNPINATDPWGLLKEEGGFGYSAEDFQKGVDAITEGITTKDPTVSADGAKNKASEIMKEMGIGEALKLKSLLKKGDWKQVEELLKGIDERVKKKKKMCKI; encoded by the coding sequence GTGTATGACAAAGTAAGCAACGTCACACAAAAAACAACCCCTAACGCAAAAACACTCAGCTATGTTTATGATGCTCTCAATCGCCTAACTACCAAAACAACACCAGAACAAGTTTACACCTTTGGATATGACACGCTTTCACGCTTAACAAGCGCATCGAACACAGCAAGTTCCTTAAGCTTCGTCTACGATGCCATCGGCCAGCTCCTCGAAGCTGACACAGCTGAAGTCATTGCGAGCGGCTCGTTGCAATCTCAGCTGGTCTATGGATATGATGCTGCCGGTCGCAAGGCCTCGCTCACAGATTCAACAGGATCTACAAGTTACGCCTTCGACAAAGCCAATCGCCTCACGCAACTCGCGTACACCCCTCTTACGATAAGAGGGGACGGGGGAGTTACATTCAATTTTGCGTATGACCTTGGTGGGAGAAGAACTGGAATGACAGGACCCAGTGGCATCACCAAAACTTATTCCTATGACAACGCCAACCGCCTGCTAGAGCTCATCAACAAAATCAACGACACAGAAGTTGCACCGTTCCAATATCTGTATGATAAAGCTGGCAACCGCAACAAAATCGCAGATAAATATGGAGACCATGTCCCGAGTTATGACTCGCTCTATCGCCTATTAAATCTCACGAACGCTTTTACGACAGGAGGAGCGGAAACCTTCAGCTACGATTTAACAGGTAATCGAACCAGCGATCAAACCCAGAGCTATACCCCAAATGAATTAAATCAAATCACCTCAGGAACAAATGGATTATCTCTGAGTTATGACAACAACGGCAACGTCACCAGTAAAACCGAAAATGGCATTACATGGACGTATACCTGGAACAGTGAAAACCAACTCACAAAAGTTACGAATACCGATTCCCAATCACCGATCACCGTGAGTTATGAATATGATGCATTGGGACGTAGGATTTTAAAAACACTCACGACTCACGACTCCCAACTCACGACTGCTTGGATTTATGATGGCAATGATATTCTCCTGGAATATCAAAACGGAATATTGACCAATCGCTACACACATAGCTCTTCAGTAGATGAACCGTTGGCGAAAACTGATTTAACTCAGTCAAAGAATTATTTTTATCATGTCGATGCTCTCGGCTCAATCACCGCCATTACGGATTCCACGGGCTCTATCATCGAATCTTACAGATACAGCTCCTACGGTGTTCCAACTATTTTTGATAAAGATGGTTTAGAAATTGGCACATCGAGTATTGGCAACTTCTATCTCCACACAGGATCTCAATACGACTCTGAAACAAAAACCTATCATCACTTTTACAGGGAAAGAGATGCAGGCTTTGGAGTCTGGCTAAGTCCTGACCCGATTGGATTCAGTGGAGGAATTAACCTGTACTCGTATGTTGGAAATAATCCGATTAATGCAACGGATCCGTGGGGGTTGCTCAAGGAAGAGGGGGGATTTGGATATTCCGCAGAAGACTTCCAAAAAGGTGTAGACGCAATTACTGAAGGTATTACAACAAAAGATCCAACAGTGTCCGCTGATGGAGCTAAGAACAAAGCAAGTGAAATTATGAAAGAGATGGGAATAGGAGAAGCACTAAAGTTAAAGAGCTTGCTAAAGAAGGGCGATTGGAAACAAGTCGAGGAACTTTTAAAAGGGATAGATGAGCGTGTTAAAAAGAAGAAAAAGATGTGTAAAATCTAA
- the secY gene encoding preprotein translocase subunit SecY: MLSAFVNVFKIGDLRKKLLLTLGLIAVYRIGTYIPTPGVDGYALSQFLEQAAKTQGGMGTVFGLMNMFSGGAMHKLTIFALGIMPYISASIILQLLTTVIPQLERMAKEGEMGRKKLTQYTRYGTVLLSIVQSFFIALWLEHPRLFGNTVVVPEPGWGFRILCILTLTSGTAFIMWLGEQITERGIGNGMSLIIAAGIVSRIPTAIHQTYILLSPSNPDTATLGPLQAIFMLMVLIAVIASVILVTQGQRKIPVQYAKRVVGRRVFSGQSTYIPLRVNQAGVIPIIFAVSILMFPQTFAALVQSGAMQRLASHLTEGRLLYNIFYALLIIFFTYFYTAITFNPLDISENMKKSGAFVPGIRPGQATTDFLGQVMNRITFSGAVFLAIIAIMPDIIYRVMDIPYLVASFFGGTALLIVVGVMLDSMRQLESQLLMRHYDGFMKKGRIKGRY; the protein is encoded by the coding sequence ATGCTATCAGCCTTTGTTAATGTTTTTAAAATTGGAGACTTAAGAAAGAAGCTTCTCCTTACTCTGGGGCTTATCGCTGTTTACCGGATTGGAACTTATATTCCAACACCAGGTGTGGATGGGTATGCCTTAAGCCAATTTTTAGAGCAGGCGGCTAAAACCCAAGGGGGCATGGGAACCGTTTTTGGTTTGATGAATATGTTTAGCGGCGGTGCCATGCATAAATTAACGATTTTTGCATTGGGCATCATGCCTTATATCAGTGCCTCTATTATTTTGCAGCTTTTGACTACGGTTATTCCTCAGCTTGAACGGATGGCCAAAGAAGGAGAAATGGGTCGAAAGAAGTTAACTCAGTATACGCGCTATGGGACGGTTCTCTTAAGTATTGTGCAGTCTTTTTTTATTGCTCTATGGCTTGAGCATCCAAGATTGTTTGGAAATACGGTTGTTGTTCCAGAGCCAGGATGGGGTTTTCGGATTTTATGTATTTTAACTTTAACTTCAGGAACGGCTTTTATTATGTGGTTGGGTGAGCAAATTACGGAAAGAGGGATTGGCAATGGAATGAGTTTGATCATTGCGGCAGGAATTGTTTCAAGAATTCCGACAGCCATTCACCAAACTTATATTTTGCTCAGTCCGAGTAATCCAGATACCGCAACCCTCGGTCCCCTTCAGGCTATTTTTATGTTAATGGTCCTCATTGCCGTCATTGCATCGGTCATTCTTGTCACTCAAGGACAGAGAAAAATTCCTGTCCAATATGCGAAGCGCGTTGTAGGCCGGCGGGTTTTTTCAGGTCAATCAACCTATATTCCTTTGCGCGTGAATCAAGCAGGGGTCATTCCGATTATTTTTGCTGTTTCCATTTTGATGTTTCCCCAGACCTTTGCTGCTTTAGTGCAAAGCGGCGCCATGCAACGTCTTGCTTCTCACTTAACGGAAGGAAGGCTTCTCTATAATATATTCTATGCGCTCTTAATCATTTTCTTTACTTATTTTTATACAGCGATTACGTTTAATCCTCTTGATATTTCTGAAAATATGAAAAAGTCAGGCGCTTTTGTTCCTGGCATTCGTCCGGGGCAGGCGACCACTGATTTTTTAGGGCAGGTGATGAATCGCATTACTTTCTCTGGGGCTGTTTTTCTTGCCATTATTGCAATTATGCCGGACATCATTTATCGTGTGATGGATATCCCCTATCTGGTTGCAAGTTTTTTTGGAGGAACAGCTCTTTTAATTGTTGTGGGCGTGATGCTAGATTCAATGAGACAGCTTGAGTCGCAACTTCTCATGAGACATTATGATGGATTCATGAAGAAGGGGCGAATTAAGGGAAGGTATTAA
- a CDS encoding adenylate kinase yields the protein MKKRIVLLGPPGAGKGTQARDLVKALNVPHISTGDILREALGRGTPIGLQAKSYMNQGELVPDEVMAKIILERLEEKDAGKGFILDGYPRTVPQAILLEKGLKIISIDIDTVIEVTANEDLIVSRLAFRRVCKKCGATYHLKNIPSKVLGVCDLCGGELVQRKDDEEKTVRRRLEVYREQSKPLVDYYRGKGMLKTVDGGLEREKTYAELLESVGLSSSARVK from the coding sequence TTGAAGAAAAGAATTGTACTTCTCGGTCCTCCAGGAGCGGGAAAAGGAACGCAGGCAAGAGATTTGGTTAAGGCTTTGAATGTTCCCCATATTTCGACGGGGGATATTTTACGCGAGGCTTTGGGTCGAGGAACCCCGATTGGGCTTCAGGCAAAGTCTTATATGAATCAAGGTGAGCTTGTTCCAGATGAGGTGATGGCCAAAATTATTTTAGAAAGATTGGAAGAGAAAGATGCTGGGAAGGGTTTTATCTTAGATGGTTATCCCAGGACGGTTCCTCAAGCTATTCTTTTGGAAAAGGGATTAAAAATAATTTCGATTGATATCGATACGGTCATTGAAGTGACGGCGAATGAGGATTTGATCGTTTCAAGATTGGCTTTTCGCCGGGTATGTAAGAAATGTGGAGCGACGTATCATCTTAAAAATATTCCTTCAAAAGTCCTGGGTGTTTGTGATTTGTGTGGAGGAGAGCTGGTTCAAAGAAAAGATGATGAAGAAAAAACAGTGCGTCGTCGCTTAGAAGTTTATCGGGAACAATCCAAGCCCTTGGTCGATTATTATAGGGGAAAAGGGATGCTTAAGACCGTCGATGGGGGGTTAGAGCGGGAGAAGACTTACGCTGAACTTTTAGAAAGCGTCGGCTTATCTTCTTCGGCACGAGTGAAATGA
- the map gene encoding type I methionyl aminopeptidase yields the protein MILIKSLREIEIMRVAGRKTARVMAALAPLMRSGITPLEIDLKAAQVISEEGAKPAFKGYMGYPAHICVSVNEAVVHGIPGHRPLREEDIVGIDLGVVWDGFYGDMARTFVIGHVDSSVEKLLSVTEEAMWKGIEKCVFGNRVGDISSAVEQWVVQHNFSVVRDLVGHGIGTKLHEDPAVPNFGRPNTGPKLEVGMVLAIEPMVNQGTSDVRTLTDGWTVVTKDGKLSAHFENTVAVTEKGPEVLTKL from the coding sequence ATGATATTGATTAAATCTCTTCGAGAGATTGAAATAATGCGAGTCGCTGGTAGAAAAACAGCACGAGTGATGGCCGCTCTGGCTCCGTTGATGAGATCAGGTATTACGCCCCTTGAGATTGATCTTAAAGCGGCTCAGGTGATTTCTGAAGAAGGCGCAAAGCCTGCTTTTAAAGGCTATATGGGTTACCCGGCCCATATTTGTGTTTCAGTGAATGAGGCGGTTGTGCATGGGATTCCTGGGCACCGTCCCTTGAGGGAAGAGGATATTGTAGGAATTGATTTAGGTGTGGTTTGGGACGGTTTTTATGGAGATATGGCCAGAACATTTGTCATTGGCCACGTCGATTCATCCGTCGAGAAACTCCTTTCTGTCACAGAAGAAGCGATGTGGAAAGGAATTGAGAAATGTGTTTTTGGAAATAGGGTAGGGGATATTTCATCGGCCGTTGAACAATGGGTGGTTCAGCACAATTTTTCAGTTGTAAGAGATTTGGTGGGGCATGGGATTGGAACAAAGCTTCACGAGGATCCTGCAGTTCCCAATTTTGGACGTCCCAATACAGGTCCTAAACTTGAAGTAGGGATGGTGTTAGCCATTGAGCCCATGGTCAATCAGGGGACTTCAGATGTAAGAACTTTAACTGATGGCTGGACAGTTGTCACGAAAGATGGTAAGCTCTCTGCTCATTTTGAGAATACCGTTGCTGTTACCGAAAAAGGTCCAGAGGTATTGACCAAGTTATAA
- the infA gene encoding translation initiation factor IF-1 — MADSSGQTGAGQAGPGQGREDAIRVEGTVVELLPNTMFRVELVNGHRILAHISGKMRMNFIKILPGDKVTLEISPYDLSKGRIVYREK, encoded by the coding sequence ATGGCTGATTCGTCAGGACAAACGGGAGCAGGACAAGCAGGCCCAGGTCAAGGAAGGGAAGACGCAATTCGGGTAGAGGGTACAGTGGTGGAACTTTTGCCTAATACCATGTTTCGTGTCGAATTGGTGAATGGCCATCGGATCTTGGCCCATATTTCTGGAAAAATGAGAATGAATTTTATTAAAATTCTTCCAGGAGATAAGGTGACTTTAGAGATATCGCCTTATGATTTGAGCAAGGGAAGAATTGTTTATCGAGAGAAGTAG
- the rpsM gene encoding 30S ribosomal protein S13: MPRILGVDIPKDKRVEIALTYLFGVGKSLSNEILKKTQISPDVRAKDLTEDEVAKISGVIQKEYKVEGDLRREISQNIKRLIGVGCYRGVRHKKGLPVRGQRTHTNARTRKGPRKTVGVKRTKSQSAPAAKE; this comes from the coding sequence GTGCCAAGAATTTTAGGAGTTGATATACCTAAGGATAAGAGAGTTGAAATTGCTTTGACCTATCTTTTTGGGGTGGGAAAGTCACTGTCCAATGAGATTTTAAAAAAGACTCAAATCAGTCCGGATGTCCGAGCCAAAGATTTAACAGAAGATGAAGTTGCAAAGATCAGCGGGGTGATTCAGAAAGAGTATAAGGTGGAGGGAGATTTGAGGCGGGAAATTTCTCAAAATATTAAAAGGTTGATCGGTGTTGGATGCTATCGAGGGGTTCGACATAAAAAGGGATTACCCGTTCGAGGTCAAAGAACACATACGAATGCTCGAACAAGAAAAGGTCCTCGTAAGACCGTGGGTGTTAAGCGAACCAAGAGTCAATCAGCACCTGCGGCAAAGGAGTAA
- the rpsK gene encoding 30S ribosomal protein S11 gives MEKEVEKKIEKKAVVKKKKVTRSIPVGRVHVKSTFNNTFVSISDLQGNVVSWSSAGVLGFKGAKKSTAYAAQVVAQDCAKKASSYGIREVEVYIKGPGAGRESAVRALQASGLVITMIRDMTPVPHNGCRPPKRRRV, from the coding sequence ATGGAAAAGGAAGTAGAAAAGAAAATAGAAAAGAAAGCAGTTGTTAAAAAAAAGAAGGTTACGCGTTCGATTCCTGTAGGTAGGGTTCATGTTAAATCTACATTTAACAATACTTTTGTGTCGATTTCAGATCTTCAGGGAAATGTGGTTTCATGGTCGAGTGCTGGGGTATTAGGTTTTAAAGGCGCTAAGAAAAGCACTGCCTATGCCGCTCAAGTGGTTGCTCAAGATTGTGCAAAAAAGGCCTCCAGTTATGGAATTCGAGAAGTTGAGGTTTATATTAAGGGGCCTGGGGCTGGAAGAGAATCAGCGGTTCGAGCCTTGCAGGCTTCTGGTTTGGTCATTACGATGATTCGGGACATGACTCCTGTTCCACATAATGGATGTCGTCCCCCGAAAAGAAGAAGGGTATAA
- the rpsD gene encoding 30S ribosomal protein S4 produces MARYLGPVCRLCRREGMKLFLKGTKCDTAKCTFEKRSSLPGQHGQLRTKLSDYGVQLREKQKLKRMWSMLERQFNNYFKRAARKKGVTGETLLQTLELRLDNVAYRLGFSTSRWGSRQLILHGHIRVNDHKVDRPSYGLKVGDKIEIANRPRILEHVKLSLEKTASRPMMPWLLLDRAAVRGQITKIPSRDEITVPVNERLIVELYSK; encoded by the coding sequence ATGGCGAGATATTTAGGTCCTGTATGCCGTTTATGTCGGCGGGAAGGGATGAAACTTTTTTTAAAGGGGACGAAGTGCGACACTGCAAAGTGTACTTTTGAAAAGCGTTCTTCGCTCCCAGGTCAGCATGGTCAGCTTCGGACGAAACTTTCCGATTACGGCGTTCAGCTTCGTGAAAAGCAGAAATTAAAGAGAATGTGGAGTATGTTGGAACGGCAGTTCAATAATTATTTTAAAAGAGCTGCTCGAAAAAAAGGGGTGACGGGAGAGACTCTGCTTCAGACATTAGAATTGCGTTTGGATAATGTGGCTTATCGACTCGGTTTTTCAACGTCCCGATGGGGTTCCAGACAGCTTATTCTGCATGGTCATATCCGAGTCAATGATCATAAAGTGGATCGCCCTTCTTATGGTTTGAAAGTAGGAGATAAAATAGAGATTGCAAATCGCCCGAGAATTTTGGAGCATGTGAAACTTTCTTTAGAAAAAACGGCTTCTCGCCCGATGATGCCGTGGCTTCTTTTGGACCGAGCCGCGGTTCGGGGACAAATCACAAAGATTCCTTCGAGAGATGAAATCACGGTTCCAGTTAATGAGAGGCTTATTGTTGAGCTTTACTCGAAATAG
- a CDS encoding DNA-directed RNA polymerase subunit alpha, protein MVKLGRFELPKRLLRDDQTATPTYAKFYAEPFEKGFGYTVGNSLRRVLLSSIEGVAVRSIKIDGVLHEFSTIPGVQEDVPEIILNVKNILFKSHTREPKKVEINVDKEGSVKASDIKLDHTLEIVNPDFHIAALTKKVKFRMEMELGVGRGYWPSERNKEGEQIIGLIPIDSIFTPVRKVKYFVEDTRVGQMTDFDRLVMEIWTDGRISPEDALRQSSAILRHHLDAFVNYDESYVQFEEEPSQEDKDRAQMDKVLSMSIDEVELSVRASNCIQKANIKTIGDLVQKSEPEMLKYKNFGKKSLNEIKKILTDMGLSLGMDISQLEGKGLIQPQKEEKIAL, encoded by the coding sequence ATGGTTAAGTTAGGACGTTTTGAATTACCCAAGAGATTATTGAGAGATGATCAAACAGCAACACCCACCTATGCGAAGTTCTATGCAGAGCCCTTTGAAAAGGGTTTTGGATATACGGTTGGAAATTCGCTTCGGCGGGTTCTTTTGTCTTCGATTGAAGGAGTAGCCGTTCGAAGTATTAAGATTGATGGAGTGCTTCACGAATTCAGTACGATTCCAGGGGTTCAAGAGGATGTTCCAGAAATTATTTTGAATGTGAAAAATATCCTTTTTAAATCTCATACGCGGGAACCCAAGAAGGTGGAAATCAATGTTGATAAGGAAGGTTCTGTTAAGGCCTCTGATATTAAACTGGATCATACGCTAGAGATTGTCAATCCAGATTTTCATATTGCTGCTTTGACAAAAAAGGTAAAGTTTAGAATGGAGATGGAGCTTGGTGTTGGAAGAGGGTATTGGCCTTCGGAACGGAATAAGGAGGGTGAACAGATTATTGGCCTGATTCCAATTGATTCTATATTCACACCTGTTAGAAAAGTAAAATATTTTGTTGAGGATACTCGCGTGGGCCAAATGACAGATTTCGACCGTTTGGTCATGGAAATTTGGACAGATGGCAGGATTAGTCCGGAAGATGCACTTCGACAAAGCTCAGCGATTCTCCGACATCATTTAGACGCTTTTGTTAATTATGATGAGAGTTATGTTCAGTTTGAAGAAGAGCCCAGTCAAGAGGATAAGGATCGTGCTCAAATGGATAAAGTTTTATCCATGAGTATTGATGAAGTGGAGCTTTCGGTTCGAGCTTCTAACTGCATTCAGAAAGCGAATATTAAGACCATCGGCGATTTGGTTCAAAAATCAGAACCAGAGATGTTAAAGTATAAAAATTTTGGGAAAAAGTCCCTCAATGAAATTAAGAAAATACTGACCGATATGGGCCTTTCCTTGGGAATGGATATCAGCCAGTTAGAAGGAAAGGGACTTATTCAGCCTCAAAAGGAGGAGAAGATTGCTCTATGA
- the rplQ gene encoding 50S ribosomal protein L17: MRHRKLSTKLSRPTAHRQAMLSNMVKSLFQYSRIQTTLPKARVASSLADKMITLAKKKDLSAERRAAQFLVDRSVIKRLFREIGPRFEGRNGGYTRVIRLGRRPGDRASMAILELTDYVPPVSSSMTGEEAKGKNKLEEAKA, encoded by the coding sequence ATGAGGCATCGAAAGCTTTCAACTAAATTAAGTCGTCCAACAGCTCATCGTCAAGCGATGTTGTCCAATATGGTGAAGAGTTTGTTTCAGTACAGTCGAATTCAAACTACTCTTCCAAAAGCAAGGGTGGCATCCTCTCTTGCGGATAAGATGATTACGTTGGCGAAGAAAAAGGATTTGAGTGCCGAACGTAGAGCCGCTCAGTTTTTAGTAGATCGTTCTGTGATCAAAAGATTGTTTAGAGAGATTGGGCCTCGATTTGAAGGACGAAACGGTGGATATACCCGGGTGATTCGCTTGGGACGTCGACCGGGGGACCGTGCCTCTATGGCTATTTTGGAATTGACGGATTATGTTCCTCCTGTTTCTTCTTCAATGACAGGTGAAGAAGCCAAGGGAAAAAATAAGCTAGAGGAGGCGAAGGCCTGA
- a CDS encoding DUF1844 domain-containing protein, with the protein MEEHEQSEALFFGLISMLSQGAMQHLGKMADPLTQKIEKNLEAAKATIDLLRVLKDKTKGNLTPEETRALNSILTNLQLNYVEEVESSKKEA; encoded by the coding sequence GTGGAAGAACATGAACAGAGTGAAGCATTATTTTTTGGATTGATCAGTATGCTCTCCCAAGGGGCGATGCAGCATTTAGGGAAAATGGCCGATCCTTTGACGCAAAAGATCGAGAAAAATCTTGAAGCGGCTAAAGCGACGATTGATCTTTTAAGGGTTCTAAAAGATAAGACGAAAGGGAATTTGACCCCAGAAGAAACAAGAGCCCTCAATTCTATTCTCACCAACCTTCAACTTAATTATGTTGAGGAAGTTGAGTCTTCGAAAAAGGAAGCCTAA
- the murJ gene encoding murein biosynthesis integral membrane protein MurJ: MQNKREMARSASRVGLWTLASRVMGLARDSVVAKIFGVGFATDAFMVAFTIPNLLRRLLAEGALSIAFVPSFTEIFSKRSREEFHETFRVVFTAFSVLLVGVSLLGILMAPWVVKLFAPGFDLEKYQLTTQLTRIMFSFIFFMGSSAVVMGVLNTVKSFSIPAAAPVLLNLSIILCACFLSQFIHPPILSLAIGVLLGGFTQWGLQIWKVHQLGFNIGFKWDWHHPVLRKIFWLMSPTIFGVAVYHLNVMISRALASLLPQGSVTYLYYSDRFLEFPLGIFAVSVATVALPQLSQDAADGRFDHLKKNLLFALRLAAFDCIPSMIGLMILRVPLLSLVFQHGKFTFGNTLELAHVFLMASLGLCAIASLRIIVQAFYSMGDIKIPVKTACVGLVVNSGLGFFLMKKMGPSGLTLASSVSVWFQCFLLLFFLKKRVGAFSLSEFFREISSILLSAIVMGVFLWPLTLLNNRMLEMPFGIRVAYVLGSVALGLGVYVMMAYFLGLKELRVLVDRFFKKKSGSS, encoded by the coding sequence ATGCAGAATAAAAGAGAAATGGCTCGCTCCGCTTCTCGAGTGGGACTGTGGACACTTGCCAGCCGTGTCATGGGGCTGGCCCGAGATAGCGTTGTAGCAAAAATATTTGGAGTCGGTTTTGCAACTGATGCTTTCATGGTGGCTTTCACCATTCCCAATTTGTTGAGGCGGCTTTTGGCTGAAGGCGCCCTGTCGATTGCCTTTGTTCCTTCCTTTACGGAAATTTTTTCAAAGCGTTCACGCGAGGAATTTCATGAAACCTTTCGGGTCGTCTTTACTGCCTTTTCAGTTTTATTGGTAGGCGTGAGTCTATTAGGAATATTGATGGCTCCCTGGGTTGTTAAACTTTTTGCGCCTGGATTTGATCTTGAGAAGTATCAGTTGACCACCCAGCTCACTCGGATCATGTTTTCATTTATCTTTTTTATGGGTTCTTCGGCTGTGGTCATGGGCGTTTTGAATACCGTAAAATCCTTTTCTATTCCTGCGGCAGCACCCGTTCTTCTCAATCTTTCAATCATTCTTTGTGCGTGTTTTCTTTCGCAATTTATCCACCCTCCTATTCTATCCTTGGCCATAGGCGTTCTTTTGGGCGGATTTACTCAATGGGGGTTGCAGATTTGGAAGGTTCATCAACTGGGATTTAATATTGGGTTTAAGTGGGATTGGCATCATCCGGTTTTACGCAAGATTTTTTGGTTAATGAGTCCCACTATTTTTGGCGTGGCGGTTTATCATTTAAATGTAATGATCTCTCGAGCGTTGGCCTCTCTTCTTCCCCAGGGGAGTGTGACTTATCTCTATTATTCGGATCGTTTTTTAGAATTTCCACTGGGCATTTTTGCTGTTTCAGTTGCGACCGTTGCGCTTCCTCAGTTGTCTCAGGATGCTGCCGATGGACGCTTTGACCATCTCAAAAAAAATTTGCTTTTTGCCCTTCGATTGGCCGCTTTCGACTGCATTCCCTCGATGATAGGGCTTATGATTTTAAGGGTCCCTCTTCTTTCTTTGGTTTTTCAGCACGGAAAATTTACCTTTGGAAACACGCTTGAGTTGGCTCATGTTTTTTTGATGGCGTCTCTAGGACTTTGTGCGATTGCTTCCTTACGGATTATTGTTCAGGCCTTTTATTCCATGGGGGATATTAAAATTCCTGTAAAGACAGCTTGCGTGGGGCTGGTTGTGAATTCAGGTTTAGGATTTTTTTTAATGAAGAAGATGGGGCCTTCTGGATTAACGCTGGCCAGTTCGGTTTCGGTATGGTTTCAGTGTTTTTTGCTCCTTTTCTTTTTAAAAAAACGAGTGGGGGCATTTTCACTTTCAGAATTCTTTCGTGAAATTTCTTCAATTCTTCTTTCAGCAATCGTGATGGGTGTTTTTCTGTGGCCTCTGACTTTATTGAATAACCGAATGCTCGAAATGCCCTTTGGAATCAGGGTGGCTTATGTTTTGGGCAGTGTCGCTCTTGGCCTTGGAGTTTATGTGATGATGGCTTATTTTTTAGGGCTTAAAGAATTAAGGGTTTTAGTGGATAGATTTTTTAAGAAGAAATCGGGGTCTTCTTAA